Genomic segment of Avibacterium volantium:
TTCGCGGCGTTTGATGAGGTGTGTTTGATCGCCGTCCACCATCACTTCAATGGCTCTTGGGCGGGAATTATAGGTAGAAGCCATACTGGCACCATAAGCACCAGCAGAACGCTGGGCGATGAGATCCCCTTGGGCAATTGCCAGTTCACGCTGTTTGCCTAAGAAATCAGAGGTTTCGCAAATCGGGCCGACCACATCATAAACTTTTGTTTCACGCGGTAGGCTGCGATCCACTTCGATAATCTTCATATAAGCTTGATACAACGCAGGGCGAATCATATCGTTCATTCCCGTATCTACAATGGCGAAATTACGGCTTTCATTGCTTTTTAGGTATTCTACTTTGGTGAGCAAAATCCCTGCATTGGCGGTGATCGCACGCCCTGGTTCAAGAATAATTTCCAAGTTTGGATAATCTTTTAATTTAGCTAATAACGCTTTTGCATATTCACTTGGGTGAGGGGCTTCTTCGTCTTTGTAGGTTACACCTAAGCCGCCGCCCAAGTCTAAATGTTCTAATTCAATGCCATCTTGTGCAAGCTGCTGCATTAGCACGATCAAACGATCTGTGGCATCAAGGAACGGCTGAATTTCCGTGAGTTGTGAGCCGATATGGCAATCCATTCCGGTAATTTTAATGTGTGCTAGCTGGCTTGCGATGCGATAGACTTCGCGGGCTTCATCAACACTCACGCCGAATTTATTTTCTTTCAAGCCTGTGGAAATGTAAGGGTGGGTGTGTGCGTCCACATCGGGGTTCACGCGTAAAGAAATTGGCGCGATTTTATTTAACCGCCCTGCCACGTCATTAATGCGGTAAAGCTCCGCAAGGCTTTCTACGTTGAAACAACGAATGCCCACGTTTAACGCACGCTCAATTTCTTGTTCCGATTTTGCTACGCCAGAAAACACCACTTTGCTCGCATCACCACCTGCCGCAAGGACGCGTTCTAATTCTCCTTGCGACACAATATCAAAGCCCGATCCTAGCTTCGCCATAATGTTCAAAATGGCTAAGTTCGGGTTGGATTTCACCGCGAAGCAAATGAGATGCGGATGATCGCCTAAGGCGTTATCAAAAGCGTGCCAGTGGCGTTCAAAGGTCGCACGGGAATAAACATAAGCAGGCGTGCCAAACTGCGCGGCAATTTCACGCACTGGTACTTGTTCCGCCATCAGTTGATCATCTTGATATTGAAAAAAATCCATTGGATTGTCCTTTACTTCTTATTGTTAATGCTTATTTTTGTTGCGCTTGTGAATTGTCTTGTTCAGGGAAATAAAGCGGGCCTTTTACCCCACAACCAGCCGCCGCAAGGGTAATCGCGCCTAAGGTGAGGATTAAAATTAGTTTTTTCATCTTGTATTCTCTTGGGTTATCTTAGAAATCTTACGCATAATAACGATATTTATAGAAAGATCTATTCTTTTTTACATCATTTTGCACTTTGTATAAATGGTAAAAACTCTCTATAATTCCGCCTTACCTATTTCGCTTATGGAAAAATTATGAACGTTACAGAATTTCATCAAAATATTGAGCAAGTTTGGCTCAAAATTGAAGAACAATTAGAAGAGCAAGATTGCGATGTGGATTGCGACACGCAAGGTTCGGTGTTTACTATCACTTTCCCTGATCGCAGCCAAGTGGTGGTAAACAAGCAAGAGCCATTGCTTGAACTCTGGCTTGCCAGCAAAGCAGGCGGTTTTCACTTTGCGTTTAAAGACGGACAATGGATCGCCAATGATGGCAAATTATTCTGGCAATGCTTGGAAGAAGCCTGTCGCGTACACGGCGAGCAAGTGCATTTCGCCTAATGGCTCATTTCATCAATAAACAAAGTGCGGTGTATTTTTAACCAATTTTTCACAAAAAATAATGGAAAAAAACACCGCACTTAAGGTTTTGAACGAGGTTTTTGGTTACCAATCTTTCCGCAACGGACAAGAAGAAGTGATCAACGCCGCCCTTTCACACCAAGATAGCCTTGTGATTATGGCAACGGGAAACGGAAAATCCCTTTGCTATCAAATTCCTGCGCTTTGCTTTCCGGGGCTAACCTTAGTCATTTCACCGCTGATTTCCTTAATGAAAGATCAAGTGGATCAACTGCTTGCTAACGGTATTGAAGTGGATTATCTCAATTCCACACAAACCTTTGAGCAGCAGCAAATTGTACAAAATAAGGCGATTTCAGGGCAGCTCAAATTGCTTTATATTTCGCCCGAAAAGGCGATGACAACCAGTTTTTTCCAATTTATTTCCCATTGCCAAGTGAGCTTCATCGCCATTGACGAAGCCCATTGTATTTCCCAATGGGGACACGATTTCCGCCCTGAATACACTCAACTTGGCGGGCTGAAACGCTGTTTTCCTAATGCCCCGATAATGGCACTCACCGCCACCGCAGACAGTGCCACAAGGCAAGATATTTTGCACCATTTGCAACTGGATAATCCGCATATTTATATCGGCAGTTTTGATCGCCCAAATATTCGCTATACCTTGGTAGAAAAATTTAAACCAATGGAGCAGCTATGCCAATTTGTGCTAGGGCAGAAGGGCAAAAGTGGTATCGTTTATTGCAACAGTCGCAACAAGGTGGAACGCTTGGCGGAAAGTTTGCGCAAAAAAGGTGTGGCAGCGCAAGCCTATCACGCAGGAATGGAAGCCAGCCAGCGCGAGCAAGTGCAGCGTGCGTTTCAGCGTGATAATGTGCAAGTAGTGGTGGCAACCGTAGCCTTTGGAATGGGCATTAACAAATCCAACGTGCGATTTGTAGCGCATTTTGATTTGCCACGCAGTATCGAGGCCTATTACCAAGAAACAGGGCGCGCAGGGCGTGATGACTTGCCTGCTGAAGCCGTGCTGTTTTACGAGCCTGCCGATTATGCGTGGCTACAAAAAATGCTGCTGGAAAAACCAGAAAGTCCGCAGCGCCAAATTGAACAGCATAAATTAGAAGCCATCGGCGAATTTGCCGAAAGCCAAACTTGCCGCCGTTTAGTTTTGCTGAATTATTTTGGCGAACATCGCCAAGCGCCGTGCAAAAACTGCGATATTTGCCTTGATCCGCCGAAAAAATATGACGGCTTAATTGACGCACAGAAAGTAATGTCCACCATTTATCGTGTGGGACAAATGTTCGGCGTGCATTATGTGATCGGCGTGCTGCGCGGAATGCAAAATCAAAAAATTAAAGATAACCAGCACGATCAGCTCAGCGTGTACGGCATTGGCAAAGACAAAAGCAAAGAATATTGGCAATCGGTGATCCGCCAGCTGATTCATCTTGGGTTGGTGCAACAAGTGATGAATCAATTTCATTCGGTGTTACAGCTGACGGAAAATGCGCGCCCAATTTTGCGTGGTGAACAGCCCTTAGAGCTGGCAATGCCAAGGGTTTCTTCCATTATGACCGCACAAAGCGCACAAAAAAGTGCGGTGCAAAATTACGACAAAGATCTCTTTGCTCGCCTGCGTTTCTTACGCAAACAAATTGCCGACAAAGAAAATATCCCCCCTTATATTGTGTTCAACGATGCCACTTTGCAAGAAATGGCACAATATCAACCCACCAGCAAGCGTGAAATGCTACAAATCAATGGCGTGGGCGCAACCAAATTAGAGCGCTTCGGACAGGCATTCCTGCATATAATCCAAGAGCATAAATCGCTCAGCGCAAAAAACAGCCAACCACTTAAATTATCTAACGAAAAATAACCGTACTTTGTTTGAAAATAGATCGATTTATGCCGATTATTTTGGGTATAATGCAATCGTTTTCGTTATTTTTTAGATTGAGGGATAGTCTATGTCAAGACCATTAAACTTTGTGATGATTTCACCCCATTTCCCAACCAATTTTGAAACCTTTGCCGTGCGTTTGCGGGAAAATGGTTTCAACACCTTAGGTATTGCCGATACGCCTTATGATCAACTAAGTGAAAATCTGCGCAATGCGCTGACGGAGTATTATCGTGTGGATAATATGGAAGATTACGATCAGGTTTATCGTGCGCTGGGCTATTTTGTGCATAAATATGGGCGTATTGATCGCATTGAATCACACAATGAATATTGGCTTGAGCTAGATGCGAAACTTCGCACGGATTTCAATGTATTTGGTTATAAAAATGACGATATGAAATCCATTAAAACCAAATCAAAAATGAAAGAAATTTTTCGCCAAACAGGCTTAAAAGTGGCGAAAGGACGTGTATTTGAAAGCGATGAAGATGCCAGAAAATTAGCGCACGAATTACATTATCCCGTGATTATCAAACCCAATTCTGGCGTGGGCGCGAGCGATACTTATAAGATTAAAAATGCGCAAGAATTGGAAAACTTCTTCAGCCATAAAAATCCCAACGTGGAATATATTATGGAAGAATTTATTGACGGCGATATTGTTACCTTTGACGGTTTGACCGATCGCGATGGCAATATCGTGTTTTATTCCAGCCTTGAATATTCCGAAGCGGTGCTGGATACCGTAGAAAAAGACGGCGATATGTTCTATTACGTTCCCCGTGAAATCTCGCCAAAATTAGTGGAATTGGGCAAGCAATGCGTCAATGCCTTTAATGTGAAAGAGCGGTTCTTTCATTTCGAGTTTTTCCGCGTAAAGAAAACCAACGAACTATTACCATTAGAAGTGAATTGCCGCCCACCCGGTGGATTAACTATTGATATGTGGAATTATGCCAATGACTTTGATGTGTTTAATGAATATGCACATATCGTCAAAGACAATCAATTCACCTCACAAATCACGCACCCTTGGAATGTGGTTTATATTTCCCGCAAAGCCAATCAGCGTTACGCTCATTCCATCGCTCAAATCTGGGAAAAATTCCCGCACAATATTATTAGCGTGCAGAAAGTGCCGGGTGTGTTTGCCAAAATTATGGGGGAAGAAGGAATATTGGCACGCACGCCAAGCCTTGAACAAATGCGTGAAATTATTCAATTTGCTCATCAAAAACACTAGGAGGAAAAATGTTTTTTGAACGCCGTCATCATTGGAGCGGAGAACTTGGCCGCGAAATGCCTTTTAATGTCTATGGCCACAGCGGCAAACCTGTGATTGTTTTTCCTTCATCAGGGGGAAATGAAAACGAATATGGCAATTTTGGAATGATTGACGCCTGCCGTTCTTTCATTGAACGCGGTTTACTCAAATTTTACACCCCTGATTCTTTTGATAAGGAATCTTGGCTCGCGGATCACAAATCAGGGCAAGATATGGCGCAGGCACACAATGCTTATGATCGCTATATTATC
This window contains:
- the lysA gene encoding diaminopimelate decarboxylase; amino-acid sequence: MDFFQYQDDQLMAEQVPVREIAAQFGTPAYVYSRATFERHWHAFDNALGDHPHLICFAVKSNPNLAILNIMAKLGSGFDIVSQGELERVLAAGGDASKVVFSGVAKSEQEIERALNVGIRCFNVESLAELYRINDVAGRLNKIAPISLRVNPDVDAHTHPYISTGLKENKFGVSVDEAREVYRIASQLAHIKITGMDCHIGSQLTEIQPFLDATDRLIVLMQQLAQDGIELEHLDLGGGLGVTYKDEEAPHPSEYAKALLAKLKDYPNLEIILEPGRAITANAGILLTKVEYLKSNESRNFAIVDTGMNDMIRPALYQAYMKIIEVDRSLPRETKVYDVVGPICETSDFLGKQRELAIAQGDLIAQRSAGAYGASMASTYNSRPRAIEVMVDGDQTHLIKRRETYPELWQLEAMLP
- the recQ gene encoding DNA helicase RecQ; the protein is MEKNTALKVLNEVFGYQSFRNGQEEVINAALSHQDSLVIMATGNGKSLCYQIPALCFPGLTLVISPLISLMKDQVDQLLANGIEVDYLNSTQTFEQQQIVQNKAISGQLKLLYISPEKAMTTSFFQFISHCQVSFIAIDEAHCISQWGHDFRPEYTQLGGLKRCFPNAPIMALTATADSATRQDILHHLQLDNPHIYIGSFDRPNIRYTLVEKFKPMEQLCQFVLGQKGKSGIVYCNSRNKVERLAESLRKKGVAAQAYHAGMEASQREQVQRAFQRDNVQVVVATVAFGMGINKSNVRFVAHFDLPRSIEAYYQETGRAGRDDLPAEAVLFYEPADYAWLQKMLLEKPESPQRQIEQHKLEAIGEFAESQTCRRLVLLNYFGEHRQAPCKNCDICLDPPKKYDGLIDAQKVMSTIYRVGQMFGVHYVIGVLRGMQNQKIKDNQHDQLSVYGIGKDKSKEYWQSVIRQLIHLGLVQQVMNQFHSVLQLTENARPILRGEQPLELAMPRVSSIMTAQSAQKSAVQNYDKDLFARLRFLRKQIADKENIPPYIVFNDATLQEMAQYQPTSKREMLQINGVGATKLERFGQAFLHIIQEHKSLSAKNSQPLKLSNEK
- a CDS encoding ATP-grasp domain-containing protein gives rise to the protein MSRPLNFVMISPHFPTNFETFAVRLRENGFNTLGIADTPYDQLSENLRNALTEYYRVDNMEDYDQVYRALGYFVHKYGRIDRIESHNEYWLELDAKLRTDFNVFGYKNDDMKSIKTKSKMKEIFRQTGLKVAKGRVFESDEDARKLAHELHYPVIIKPNSGVGASDTYKIKNAQELENFFSHKNPNVEYIMEEFIDGDIVTFDGLTDRDGNIVFYSSLEYSEAVLDTVEKDGDMFYYVPREISPKLVELGKQCVNAFNVKERFFHFEFFRVKKTNELLPLEVNCRPPGGLTIDMWNYANDFDVFNEYAHIVKDNQFTSQITHPWNVVYISRKANQRYAHSIAQIWEKFPHNIISVQKVPGVFAKIMGEEGILARTPSLEQMREIIQFAHQKH
- the lptM gene encoding LPS translocon maturation chaperone LptM, producing MKKLILILTLGAITLAAAGCGVKGPLYFPEQDNSQAQQK
- the cyaY gene encoding iron donor protein CyaY; the encoded protein is MNVTEFHQNIEQVWLKIEEQLEEQDCDVDCDTQGSVFTITFPDRSQVVVNKQEPLLELWLASKAGGFHFAFKDGQWIANDGKLFWQCLEEACRVHGEQVHFA